A region of the Haematobia irritans isolate KBUSLIRL chromosome 5, ASM5000362v1, whole genome shotgun sequence genome:
agtttctatccgatttgccttaaacttcaaatacagaagtattttaggaccacaaataggtgtgaagaaaattatggttataggttcatgtgttggtatagcccctatatataccgatcttccgattttattttttgggcttctagaaaacgtactttctatccgatttgcctaaatttaaaatctataattataatagatgtaacggaaatgagttggtatagcccacgtatagaccgatctgccgattttactccaagggcaatagtttttatccgattttcatgaagttGTAAAACtagattgttttgaaaattcgccctattttcatcgatatattttgaaccacttaaattATCACAGATCTTATTATACACGTTTGTTCgacatctcaataccttgcattcaagtacaaacaacgatataatcggacatttctagctccaggtataatttgtttagcgaaaaaagtcagaaaaacaaaaaataacgggatatctcaaaaacgtttttttaaccttcattttcgaattcagcagatcaaaatacatacgaaaagtcataaaatgtacattttcagtgtaaactaatgTTAACAAAACCCACacaaaaaattcattatttGGATATAAAGAAACAAGACCACTTCGCTATTAGGGAGATAACACAAAGGGGGGCAAAAGAAAGCAgctgatttttatcaattttgaatcttgaaatattagctaataaaccacaaaaaatcCCATTGGAGACTTCAGGGGGAACAGAACTAaaactctacataaaatttacatataagaacGAACGAACACGAAGCAATGAGACtggcaaaaattgattttataacaaatttaaaacaagttttatacattttttattttaaaatatagttaataccatttagttcaatatttatttcgatttatttcgatatatatattttttttgcttttgttttatttatttaaatgtgcacttaattttattctttttcacACTTCAAAAACCCACTGCTTACacgctcataaaaaatcgcttctgtaacatatactcccaaacatattttgcttcaagcatatacatttttgggtattgcccaaacatttatatgtttgatctcttccaatatataatatgtttgaaagcatattagtctaaacaatatatgtttgggtagtctaagttccaaacattttgtatttttgcatccaaattcaataatgttgtcttccaaaaaacaatatgttattatgtgaacatataatatgtttggaagcattttgcacccaaaaatattatatgcttaaaaaaaattctcccaaacaatattgtgctcaaaattttatttatttatttatatatttacaatcataacgaattatgaaaataaacaggtaatataggtgctaacaacatatgttttcgacctgaatgctcaaaattttgtttctgcccaattgtatattcccccacatctttctcacttccacgagattttttagttcttagcacctttttctgtaatacaaacattgtaaaagaaattattcaattgtatgattttttattttattttaattttaccttttgccggacggggattcgaacagcggaccacacagtttgtaaggatcaaagaagtagctgatcaattgcccaaggaaaaataaaatgttaattttgtaataacaagcaacaaccaccaccttaattcaatatcgctccctgttaaatagcgctccaagctactaaacacatatatgtttataggctatttctaaattaatatatgtttgcatccaagcatattatatttacaaacattttatgtcccaaacattatatgttctaacatattaacatatatgtcccacacatgttatgctagtttatgaacattatatgcttgcactcaaaaatattgtgtttaaaaatttgtgttccaaacatataatgtttatagccaaacataggaaaaacagtctttttcatccgcgtACTTGCTCTCTCTTTTGAAGCCGTTCTTAAAGAGTACAGAAGGAATAAAACAGAAACAAATACACATTGTAGAACGTTGTTTGCATAAGAAACATCGATGCCacactttttgacaaatttctaactttgattttttatttttggccaaaggGATCGACCACTGTGGGATggaacactatgttagtaaaaaaacaagtatatacagccgtaagttcggccaggccgaatcttatgtaccctccaccatggattgcgtaggaacttctactaaaggctgtcatccacaatcgaattacttgggttgcgataacacttgccgatgacaaggtatcgtaaaactttttaacactgtcttctaaattgtaagttactccataaggggtatatattaaacaaaaaaaaaggccgattaaattcgtatataattcagtttgacaaaattttctatagaaataaaattttgacaaaattttatatagaaataaaaacttgacaaaattttctatagaaataaaatgttgacaaaattttctatggaagtaaaatgttgacaaaattttctacagaaataatttttttacaaaattttctatagaaataaaattttgacaaaattttctatggaaataaaatgttgacaaacattgctatagaaataaactttttacaaaactttctatagaaatgaaattttgacaaaactttctatagtaataaaatttgacaatttttacatgggtgttagaggccatatactaacgaaatgtaccaaatttcaaccgcatcggatgacttttgctcctccaagaggctccggaggtcaaatctggggatcggtttatatgggagctatatataattatggaccgatatggaccaatttttgcatgcttgcatgcttgttagagaccgtatactaacatcaggtacccaatttcaaacggatcggatgaattttgcccctccaagaggctccggaggtcaaatctggggatcggtttatatgggagctatatataattatggaccgatatggaccagtttttgcatggttgttagagaccatatactaacaccacgtaccaaatttcaatcgggtaggatgaagtttgctcctccaagaggctccggaggtcaaatctggggatcggtttatatgggagctatatatatttatggaccgatatggaccaatttttgcatggttgttagagaccgtatactaacatcaggtaccaaatttcaaccggatcggatgaattttgcccatccaagaggctccggaggtcaaatctggggatcggtttatatgggggctatatataattatggaccgatatggaccaatttttgcatggttgttagagaccgtatacttagaccacgtaccaaatttcaaccggatcggatgaattttgctgctccggaaggctccgcaagccaaatttggggatcggtttatatgggggctatacgtaaacgtgggccgatatggcccattttcaataccatccgacctacatcaataacaactacttgtgccaagtttcaagtcgatagctagtttcgttcggaagttagcgtgatttccacagacggacggacagccggacagacggacggacggacggacatgcttagatcgactctgaatttcaccacgacccagaatatatatactttatggggtcttagagcaatatttcgatgtgttacaaacggaatgacaaagttaatatacccccatcctatggtggagggtataataaaaaagtaagaaaagtctaaagtcggatgggaccgactaggttaggttaggttaaagtggcagcccgattaagattcaggctcacttagactattcagtccattgtgataccacattaactaaaagtacctattacatatgggcacttctagttttaaccgctgaaccttctcgattatttttctttgttgaaccaaccagattgttccaaaaacataagcagactgcttaagttaacgctttccagatccgccagtaatctgaagatatatgctcctaaaagttgcttgcgctttacacacaaTGCAGGACActaacacaagaggtgtttaattgattctttttcctccgcatcatgacagctcatacaatagtcattatacttcgcgccaatagtttttgcaaaatcgcctatcaggcagcgacccgttatagcagatatcaggagtgatatctgacgtctcgagaacactagcatatctagtgtgcggtttaagttgaaatggggccatatttgcttggtgtcgttacaacccttgcaatgctcccatcgaacatttgccatcataacagccttctcacgcagtatgagcttgcaggtagctaggggcataccaacaaattctagttcccctggaatatgtaaggtattcCCTAGCCTTGTcacctcatccgcttcgcagttccccggtatgttcctatggccaggcgtccatattaggtgaatattgtactgctcagccatctcattgagagatttgcggcagtcgatggccgttttcgagttgaggaacacagagtccaaggattttattgcaggttgactgtctgagtatatattaatgtccacattttttggaacattacttctcagccaattcgccacctctcttattgctaatatttcagcctgaaaaacactacagtgattaggtaatattttcgctattcgaagttccagatcattagaatatactccgaaccccacttgtccatccaatttggagccatcagtgtagaaatctatatattctttattccccggggtctgtgtgcaccacgcctcactgttggggattagagtctcaaactttttgtcgaaaagtggactcgccaaagtgtaatccactaccttaggcacatctggcattattttgaggaccgaactgtgaccgtaacttttttccgaccacagcgatagctcgcgcaaccgcacagccgttgttgcagctgactgtttggccaaaatgtctaaaggcaatagatgcaatatgacattaagggaatttgttcctgtcttgctgaatgcgtctgaaatacacaaacacgccatacgatgaactttatctaaacaagtcggttcctgaagtgccggccaccagactacaacaccatatagcattataggtctaaccactgccgtgtatagccaatgcacaatttttggttttagtccccacttttttcctatttcaATCAAGTTGTTTAACGTACTGCCTTCGAATTCGATGCATTGTATGTTTCATTTAGGACGatgaaatgttcaataaaattagACCAGCTTGATTTTCGATTTTGCCTTCATGTTTTCCGATTAATACATGTAATGCTTTCCCCTTACAGATCATTGGTATTTTAACTGCAGTCGCCAGTGTATTCGAATTACAGAAATATTCGTTTGGAACACCGGATTTCACGGAAAAAATCATTCACATAGGCATAGGAGCTATACTGGTCATATCGGCTTTCGTGGGATGCTGTGCCGCTGTAAATGGATCGGTTAAGATGCTGGTGGGCGTAAGTACTCCCATTGAACTTTAGTCCATTAACTTACTCATGGACAATTCAGTTTACTGTGATTCTATTGGCATTGATAGCAACCCACATCTGGACCCTTTGGCGTTACAATGAAGATAGAGTACGGACTTCAACTACAAACATGGTCAATTATCATTGGATAGCAGAAACACATAAACAGGGTAGTATGGATAACCTTCAAACTATCGTAAGTTAGATTTCGCGTCCTAGAAATATTCAACCCTTCTATATATGACATCTGATTCCATCTTTGCCAGTATCAATGTTGTGGGAAGAATGGTTACATGGACTACAATATCAATAGTATGACAGTTCCTAATACCTGTTATCTGGTTCGCAATCACAAAAAGGAGTTCTATCCACATGGTCAGGGATGCATGACAGCCGTACTGGATGCTTATCTGTATATTTACCGCTTCGAGAAATGGTCTCATGTTGCGTTAATATGCTTCGAAGTGAGTACAAAGATTCCTAATAGTCATTTTGAATTCTTCAATAATCTCGACAATTTTCACTTCTCCATACAGTCTCTTGGCATAACGTTGGCTTTTGTGTTGATCTTTAATCTGACTGCAGATACACGACGCTATAATTATTAGctataattatcaaaattacCTGTATTTCTAttccgaaataatttttatccaatatttaataaatttagttaTATGAATTTGTATGGAATATCCAGAGGATTTCTTCGGGTGGTCATTGTAATCTTATTAATTTCAATGGAGTACAACTACTGAATAGCTTAAAGATTCCAGGGCTTTGGATTAGGCGTctgagtctaaagattttgctgGTGTCCGAGTCgaatcgtaaaaattttgctcgactcttaACCCAACAacacttaaccctctaatgcccaatcccgcctttaggcgggcttcattaaatcgagaagcttttagtaaaacacaccttaagacaacaaaaatgggtaaaataaaaaagaaaacctaGTTAAAATTGTTCATGAGGCTTTGCTGaattttaccatataaatttttagatttcttgcttttgtaccgttaacattgaataattaatcagctggcaaaaaattggggcattagagggttaatatagTATTGCAAGTATTAGAGATTTCCCCCCGTTATTAAATATATGCTTCAACATAGTTCGTCGTAGATATTTGTGTTTATAATATAAGCTGAATCGAAGAAGGCGTAGATGGAAAACAAGGATAGCAAACGAAATTCATTTGTTACAGTTCTTTGTATCTCTCTGAAAagttcaaacttttatctccAAAACAATGtttctattacaaaatttttatttttaccgtaaataaaaacattttttatactaaaACCACTAACAATTTCGTCTATCAAGcaatgttcttttctaaaaaccaAATAGCTTTACGCGGCAAATATGATATATCTTGATATTTTGTAGTAATAATATGACATTATGCAATGGCACATATTTTAAATGTGCCCTTAAGatattgtacaaaaaattttggaatattacgttatttccatttttgttttacccaaAGTCGTATCGTTTATACAGAAAGGAGCATCAGGCGCTTGCAACtacatttgtttgttttctttaaacaaaGTTACTTTAAATGCAGTTTGTACGTGCATTATACACTGGTCTATAAATAGATCTATAAACCAGTGTATAATGCACGAATGGTCTACGTCtggacaaaaggtaaaatttaacaagtatatacggccgtaagttcgaccaggccgaagcttatgtaccctccatcatggattgcgtagaaacttcttctaaacactgccatccacaatcgaattacttaagttgcggtaacgcttgccgatggcaaggtatcttaaaacctcctaacaccatcttctaaattgtatgtaagtccatacgtggtatatattaaatcaaaaaagatcgatccaatacgtatataattcagtttgtagacaaagtagacataaaattttgacaaaattttctactgaaataaaattttaacaaaattttctatagaaataaaatttacacaaaattttctatagaaataaaaattttgactaaatattctatagaaagaaaattttgacaaaaaatttctacagaaataaaattttaacaaaattttctatagaaataaacttttgacaacattttctatagaaataaaatcttggtagattatttgtggctcgagtggcaaccatgattatgaaccgaacaaaatttgaacaaaattttctatagaaataaaattttgacaaaattttctatagaaataaaattttgaaaatgatgaaaattttattataaaccgaataaaattttaacaaaattttctctagaaataaaattttgacaaaattttctatagaaataaaattttggtagattatttttggctctagtggcaaccatgataatgaaccaatatggaccaatttttgtgtgattggaccaattttggtatggttgttagcgaccatatactaacaacacgttcctaatttgaaccggatcggatgaattttgcttctccaagaggctccggaggtcaaatctggagaacgttttatatgggagctatatataattatttgccgatatggaccaattctggcacggttgttaaagatcatatactaacaccatgttcaaaattaaaaccggcttggatgaaatttgcttctcttggagacttcgcaagccaaatctggggatcggtttatatgggggttatatataattatggaccgatgtggaccaatttttgcatgattgttagagaccatataccaacatcatgtaccaaatttcagccggatcggatgaaatatgcttctcttagaggctccacaagccaaatctggggatcggtttatatgggggctatatacaattaaggaccgatatggaccaatttttgcatggttgttagataccatataccaacatcatgtaccaaatttcggccggatcgaatgaaattttcttctctttgaggctccgcaagccaaatctggggatcggtttatatgggggctatatataattatggaccgatgtggatcaatttatgcatggttgttagagaccatataccaataccatgtaccaaatttcagccggatcggaagaaatgtgcttctcgtttaggctccgcaagccaaatctggggatcggtttatatgggggctatatataattatggaccgatgtggaccaatttttgcatggttgttagagaccatatactaacaccatgtaccaaatttcagccggatcggataaaaggtgcttctcttttaggctccgcaagccaaatctgggggtcggtttatatgggggctatatataattatggtccgatgtggaccaatttttgcatggttgttagagaccatataccaacaccatgtaccaaatttcagatagatcggatgaaatatgcttctgttacaggctctacaagccaaatctgagggtccctttatatgggggctatacgtaaaagtggaccgatatggtccattttcaataccacccgacctacatcgataacaactacttgtgccaagtttcaagtcgatagtttgtttcgttcggaagttagcgtgatttcaacagacggacggacggacggacggacatgcttagatcgactcagaatttcaccacgacccagaatatatatactttatggggtcttagagcaatatttcgatgtgttacaaacggaatgacaaagttaatatacccccatcctacacggatgaaaaagactgtttttcatatgtttggctataaacattatatgtttggaacataaatttttaaacacaatatttttgagtgcaagcatataatgttcataaactagcataacatgtttgggacatatatgttaatatgttagaacatattatgtttgggacataaaatgtttgtaaatataatatgcttggatgcaaacatatattaatttagaatagcctataaacatatatgtgtttggtagcttggagcgctatttaacagggagcgatattgaatttagTTGGTGGTtggtgcttgttattacaaaattaacattttatttttccttgggcaattgatcagctacttctttgatccttacaaactgtgtggtccgctgttcgaatccccgtccggcaaaaggtaaaattaaaataaaaaaaaatcataaaattgaataatttcttctacaatgtttgtattacagaaaaaggtgctaagaactaaaaaatttcgtggaagtgagaaagatgtcggggaatatacaattgggcagaaacaaaattttgagcattcaggtcgaaaacctatgttgttagcacctatatcacctgtttattttcataattcattatgattgtaaatatataaataaataaataaaattttgagcacaatattgtttgggagaattttttttaagcatataatatttttgggtgcaaaatccttccaaacatattatatggtcacataataacatattggtttttggaagacaacattattgaatttggatgcaaaaatacaaaatgtttggaacttagactacccaaacatatattgtttagaccaatatgctttcaaacatattatatattggaagagatcaaacatataaatgtttgggcaatacccaaaaatatatatgcttgaagcaaaatatgtttgggagtatatgttacaggagCGATTGAGCgtgtatgatggagggtataaaaatatgtgagcGTGTAtgatggaaggtataaaaagatGTGAGCgtgtatgatggagggtataaaaatattttatgaactgttATATTTGCTTCTACATTCTTTGCATTACAGAAGATAAAGTGGTGAGTGTAAAACAAGTTTTGGAAGTGAGAGAGATATGGGGAAGATGAAATaagttataaaattaaaaaaaaaagttatcacgaAATTTCCGAACGATGTTCGTTGCACACAAATTTGTTTCTGatgcaatcacaaaattaattgatccaaataatttttcaattgaaatgtcttcaatcacggaaatgataatatcaatcaattactttcttaactgacttattgttattagtttttttttttttttaatttaatgtttgaaataagttttaagtttttaacggacttagtattccgagtttgattaattaattgtatcaattatttttataccctccaccataggatgggggtatattaactttgtatattaaccgtttgtaacacatcgaaatattgctctaagaccccataaagtatatatattctgggtcgtggtgaaattctgagtcgatctaagcatgtccgtccgtccgtccgtctgttgaaatcacgctaacttccgaacgaaacaagctatcgacttgaaactttgcagaagtagttgttattgatgtaggtcggatggtattgcaaatgggacatatcggtccacttttacgtatagcccccatataaacggacccccaaatttggcttgcgaatcctctaagagaagcaaatttcatccgatccggctgaaatttggtacatggtgttagtatatgatctctaacagccatgcaaaaattggtccacatcggtccataaatatatatattgcccccatataaaccgatcccccgatttgacttgcggagcctctaagagaagcaaatttcatccgatccggctgaaatttggtacatggtgttaatatatggtgtctaatgaccatgcaaaaattggtccacatcggtccataattatatagagcccccatataaaccgatcgccagatttgacctccggagcctcttggaagaccaacattcatctgattcagttgaaatttggtacgtggtgttaatatatggcatcaaactcccatgcaaaaattggtcgaaatcggtccataattatatataggccctatataaaccgatccccagatttgacctccggagcctcttggaagaagtTGGTACCtgaatttggtacctgaagttagtatatggtatccaacaacaatgcaggaattggttcatatcagtccataattatatatagcccccatataaaccgatcctcagatttgacctccggtgccttttggagaagcaaaattcatccgatctggttgaaatttggtacgtggtggtagtatatgatatttaacaactatgccaaaagtggtccatatcagtccataatcatatatagcccccatataaaccgatcccgagatttggttttggagcctcttggtgaagcaaatttcatacgagtcagttgaaatttggtacacccagagaaggaatatgatcacctcaaacatgttttaagagcaaaatgttatttttgggtggtgaccatgtaacatggttttcgcaaccatgtcatttcctcggaaatcatgtatctgatttcggcaagcgggttatatttgacgagaaattaacattttagtgacaaacatgttacatggtcaccatacaaaaataacattttgctcttgaaacatgtttgaggtgatcatattccttctctgcgtgtacattgtgcttgtatatggccgttaacaacccagcctaactaggtccatatcggtctatagtcattagcgtagctagacaattttcctaggggggctatagcccccctagaaaaaaattaatagactgaacTTCAGTTCGATTcacgttttattttataaaaattaataaaaaatcagacttcaatataactcgacaattaatttataaaaaaagtaactaaaagtagttccacactttttcccagcaaaaaaatttttgtgttgtgtttctaaaggcacaactgcaaaaatgtcttcacaaagaagttaataattttaaatacgcaggaagttgttttgattcaattttttataactcattttttctttaatgggtatttttttttttgtttttaatgggttgttgttgttgtaacagtttattgtgatttcatccatttttatgttatacgctttggtatTCAGCTTatggccagatcgaggaactctgcgacgtgttgtgtttttaatgggtaatttttttgtaatggattaaaaaatagtaaaagtttataaaatggtacaaatttttcaaattttgccgcaaaaatgctaatccattctagaaaattttaacattttaataatttttgaaaatattcgataaacaagctttataatgcattaaaaatcataaaatcttttattcgggaaaatatcacaaaattcaccttatagtaaagaaaccaacttacaatttagaagacaacgttaagaaataaaatcggcaactgctaccacaatgcaaagccgtaaataggttttcaaattatgggggggggggctaacatttttctgggggggtctaagcctcctccccagaggccttcctacgcttatgtctatagttatatatagccatcagataaatcgatcctcaattacacaaaaattggtccatatcaagttcataattgtatatagcccccatataagccaccccatatttcaattctggctctgtatgtattgtctaatacataccacgtatggactaactcacaatttagaaaacgatgttaagaagttttaagataccacaacccaagtaattcgattgtcgatgacagtctttcgtagaaatttctacgcaatccatggtggagggtacataagattcggcctggccgaacttacggccgtatatacttgttttaattacaaatgtTCAAccgttgacttaattaacttaatgttattAATTGTATccattttttcaacttcaatcaactttttaattggaaatattttggtgatattttttttctgtgcggtcTACAAGCAAACAATTAAAATTCGCTACGGACAAAGGTGGCACTATTTTGTaataaactcaaatttaatattaaaacgaACAACGAGAGAAATATGTTACACTGATTAATAGCGAGCCTCGTATACCGCAtaaaagtttataaataaaatcgatCACTCATTACAGAAAGACCCAAGTGGTCTATATTATTCATCACTGAAGTTCAGTTTAACTCAGAAATTCGCAACAAAATGATCTTCTCCAACGAAACCATTAAATTAATCCTAATTATAGTGAATTGTTTTAATATCGTAAGAGCTTTAAAAATCAGATTTGAAATCAAAGTCTGCCATGAAAATATTATATGACAATTGCTCCGAAACtcattgtctaaaaattttaatcataaAAATCTATTGTTTTTCGCA
Encoded here:
- the Tsp42Eo gene encoding tetraspanin 42Eo, producing the protein MQTSRTCLQWTIIIFNTMCVIIGILTAVASVFELQKYSFGTPDFTEKIIHIGIGAILVISAFVGCCAAVNGSVKMLVGFTVILLALIATHIWTLWRYNEDRVRTSTTNMVNYHWIAETHKQGSMDNLQTIYQCCGKNGYMDYNINSMTVPNTCYLVRNHKKEFYPHGQGCMTAVLDAYLYIYRFEKWSHVALICFESLGITLAFVLIFNLTADTRRYNY